The Kogia breviceps isolate mKogBre1 chromosome 16, mKogBre1 haplotype 1, whole genome shotgun sequence genome window below encodes:
- the POMP gene encoding LOW QUALITY PROTEIN: proteasome maturation protein (The sequence of the model RefSeq protein was modified relative to this genomic sequence to represent the inferred CDS: deleted 1 base in 1 codon), with translation MKNVISTSKRFWMNRAMQPAKYTAHLPTPHKRSGLFTNRVDTRASPAPPSSSPHPYCSLGPRSLGTSGVGAPCPRVSLQVPRTLLPSSPGRTHFRRMCVGATPEAEVSRGLADGNGLRSCSQSELNMNARGLGSQLKDSIPITELSASGPFESHDLLRKGFSYVKNELLPSHPLELSEKNFQLSQDKMNFSTLRNIQGLFAPLKLQMEFKAVQQVQRLPFLPSSNLSLDILRGNDETIGFEDILNDPSQSELMGEPHLMVEYKLGLL, from the exons ATGAAAAACGTAATCTCGACCTCAAAGCGATTTTGGATGAACAGGGCGATGCAGCCAGCAAAGTACACTGCCCATCTCCCAACGCCGCACAAGCGGTCGGGGCTGTTCACGAACAGAGTGGATACCCGCGCCTCCCCTGCCCCGCCCTCCTCCAGCCCACACCCTTACTGCTCCCTCGGTCCCCGATCCCTCGGGACTTCAGGCGTGGGAGCTCCGTGCCCGCGCGTCTCACTCCAGGTGCCCCgcaccctccttccttcctcgccCGGACGGACGCACTTCCGGCGGATGTGTGTGGGGGCAACCCCGGAAGCGGAAGTGAGCCGC GGGTTGGCTGACGGTAACGGGCTGAGAAGCTGTTCGCAGAGCGAGTTGAACATG AATGCCAGAGGACTTGGATCTCAGCTAAAGGACAGTATTCCAATTACTGAACTTTCAGCAAGTGGACCTTTTGAAAGTCATGATCTTCTTCGAAAAGG tttttcttatgtGAAAAATGAACTTTTGCCCAGTCATCCTCTtgaattatcagaaaaaaat TTCCAGCTCAGCCAAGATAAAATGAACTTTTCCACACTGAGAAACATCCAGGGTCTATTTGCTCCATTAAAACTACAAATGGAATTCAAGGCAGTGCAGCAG GTTCAGCgtcttccatttcttccaagcTCAAACCTTTCATTGGATATTTTGAGGGGTAATGATGAGACTATTGGATTTGAAGATATTCTTAATG accCGTCACAAAGTGAACTAATGGGAGAACCACATTTGATGGTTGAATATAAGCTCGGTTTACTGTAA